In Fusarium oxysporum f. sp. lycopersici 4287 chromosome 9, whole genome shotgun sequence, the genomic stretch AGCGATGCAACTTACGATCGAGCcctcatctttcttctcttgcgCTTGAGGCGGCGAACCCGCTTCTTCCTCCATTTGGCTCTCATCTTGattgacgatgctgttgGAAGACGTTAGCAGCTGTGGTGCGCATGCGAAATGCCGTCAACAAGACAAGTAGCTTGCGGTGGCATGAGCCCAAGCTCAATGCCTGCAAGCTACAAGCTATAGGCCAGGGTCAGGTCGCGTAAACTTACTCTTTCGTGGATGAGAATCGTGTTGGGATAAGGAACAAACTTCTGAAGCTTCGGGGGCAGAATTACGATTTTGTGTATGCAGCCCCAATCACAACACGTGACCGAACCCCATCGTTCCTTCTCATGGTACCTGGAAGACCCCCCACCAAAACTTGGGTGGGCGACGAGAAGGGTGCCAATTGAGTGGGGCACTGTCCTGCGCATACAGTGCCAGGCCGACGATTGAAGCAGAAAGGAAGGAAGGAGGGAAGGAACGGCTGCAATTGTTTAACTGCGACAATAGGAATTGCAACCGACGAGAAAATTAGCCACTAATTGAATAATTTCTACTTAACCACCATCGCCATCTAAACCAACGAATTCGTGATCTTGCTACACCAATCTTACTCAGCCAACTAATCCAGCAAAGAAAGCACTTACACGTACGAGCAGATGAACCAGATTCAAAATCTGTAAAGCTCAATATGGACGAGGATACGGCTCGCGCGTCGCAAGAAAGTCCAGCTGCATATCTTCATCTAGTAGACACCAGAAGCGAACACCAATCTCAGCGTACGCTCTTCCTACCCTCAAGATCTCGTATGGTCTCCACCTCTTCTGGTTCTTTCTAACCCGCTTCTCAGAAGTGTTTCCAGTGTGGGAGCGAGAAATCTTCAAGATTGGGCGAGACCCTCGTGCAAAGTGAGCAAATCTCTACATGAAATGCATGTCACACAAGCTCACACATACAGCACGTTGGCTGTCGATAATGACCTCAACGTTGCAGTTTCTCGAAACCACTGCGAAGTCTATGTTGTGGTGTATGAGCCAACTATCAACCATGTCTATGTGCGGGATCGAAAATCTTCAAATGGCACCTTTGTCAATGGCCAACTCATTGGTTCTGGTCCGGATATAAGCCCTGGCTACCTACTACAGAGCGGCGATGTGATCGAAATTCGACCATACTAGAAGTTTACAGTCATTCAAGATCAGCCACCCCCTCGCCATGAGTTAACATCCTTACAACTGGAGGAATGCAAGGTAGGCCCGAATTGTCCCTACTACCGACTGGGGCCTGAAACTAACTGCCCTAGTTGTTCGCAAGCAAGTATCACGTCAATAACCATTGCCTCGGGCAAGGAGCGGAAGCAGTCGTCTGCCTAGCAAACGACGTccagacgaagaagcagTTAGTTTGCAAGTTGATCAATCTCGACAAGATTCAAGGAAAGAATCCTCAAGAGGATATCCGCCGCAAGTTTCAGGAAGCCGATATCTTGCGCCAGCTGCGACATGTAAGTCGACTCGCGCTTTGTATCGCGAGCCTTACTAACCTGAAATAGCCTAACATTCTTCCTTACGTGGATGCTATCTCATCACCACACTCACTGTAAGTGAGATCCATATATTTACGGAAACTTGAACTGATGGCCCTAGCTACACCTTTACAGAACTTGCATCGGGTGGTGATCTCATGTCATTCATCCTACGCCATGGCACGGTCAAGGAACTCGACTCACGGATCATTATACGTCAAGTTGTCCGTGGTCTTGGCTATCTCCATGAGAAAGACATTGTTCACCGTGATCTCAAACCAGAGAATATCCTCTTGGCGTACTCGCCTAAGATTGCGTACCATCGAGTCATGCTTTCAGACTTTGGCAATTCTGCCGTGCCTCGACGCAGCAGAATGATCACAAATGCTGGGACACCAGGTTACCAAGCACCGTACGTCACTTGTTTTGGACTCAAGCCACTTGCTAATAAGTCTCATAGGGAGTTTGCAGCCGGTGGGCAAGCTCACACTGCGGCTGTCGACATCTGGTCCTTAGGTGTTGTTGCACTGCTCCTCCTCGCATCTGATAACCACGACACAGAGCTCAACAAGATGGGACAAGGAGACATAATCGAATATCTCACTAGACTGTTCAATGGATTGCAGACAAAACCCTCTCTTGAAGGGATTGAATTCGTCTGGAACTGTCTGAAAGTTGACCCATTACAGAGAATCAATGCTTATGGTGCGAAGACGCATGCATGGCTTTGTTCTCCGAAGAAGAATCGGGAACTGTTCAAACGAATGGACTCTAGAACACTGGCTTCTTGGAAACCTCAAGATAAGCTCAAACCTATGCCTTGGGTGTTACCTGATCTTGCACCGAGCAACCCACCAACACCTACAAGAAGCCCAGGCTCATCAATCAGCCAATACTTCACGACGACACCTACACGCTTTGAAACTACGACCACAAAGTCTAGAGACCGCGTTCTGGAGATAGCCGCAGAACCTGACCCAGGAACTGCCACTCGTAAGACTACCTCGTCTTTCTCGGTGCCACCGCGTCCATCCGGCACTCTAAGAGAGTCTGCGACTAGTCTAAAGAAGTCTCAACCTCCTTGGCAAGGGTTTCGTAAGCCTAACGGTTCAGCGAACACTGAATTCCCATCAAAACGCAGGAGAGTCCCAAGAGCCAGGACTCATGATACTGCGAATCTTCCCCTCCCTGGGCTAGAGAGGCATTTAAGATCACCTACCAATACCAATCCTCGTTATAGGCAAAACGTTCTTTCGGCCCTCGAAAGGACGAAGTCAAAGTTCCTCACAGACAGCATCTCTCCTGTTCCGAGAACTCCTCTAGATGCTCTCACTACCAGTGCATTGGTTCCGCCATCAAGCCCTAAGAAACGGAAGAGCAAGCGTGATGTGAGGCTAAAGGGATCGGTCGGGGCCAATATGCGGCACCCATCTCAGCTCACATTCCGCTGAAGATGGTCAGGAAATGGTGGAAAATGAAGGGATATATTTAGGTCTGTGGAGTTACTTTGGGGCTTCACTTCTTTCTTCTATGCGAATTCCATGGGAAAGGAAACATTGAGAATCACGAACTCACTCAAGTGCAACAACTACATAATTGAGGGAAACGAGGTTCATAGATTTGGGCGGATGGGATTACGGATTCTGACTGGGAACCTGCCTATGACCACAGATGGCTCTGGCTCTTTTGATTGATGACGGGGAAAGGCTGACATGGGATAGATGGGGATATTTACAAAGAATAAATGCATGCAGATTGCCCCTTTGCGCTTTACCATGTACTTATTTTCCTTTTGGCGGATCCTTTCAAGAAGTCTTGCCATTTTTTAGGCATCTCCTCTTCACCGCTATTATTGCTTGAGTTACCACCGACCTCAGGCCACACTGGCAAGGCCTGGATGCCCTCAGCCTGACCCTTATTCACCAGCCTCTCCAGCCACTCTAATTCCACCTGTTCAATGTCACCGGTTTCTTGACCCCTAGCAAACCACCAACACACTGCAACAGGATGGGTAAAGTCCTTGACTAAACAGGGGTCTCCATGGCGTCTGCATCGCTCGCAGGCGGGTGAATAGTTCATGTTTCGTGAGCACCGTCTCCCTTTAACTTGACACTGAAGACAATCGAACATCTCCGTATTCATAAAGAGAACGTGAGGACGTAGGTGGCAAAAGGCGTTGATGAGGTTCACTGGGAACCCTTCCACGTACCTAGGAGGATCTCCCCGCAAGTCTTCGAGCACGAACTTGGAGAGTTGATACCCCTGAATGCGGTCCTCAAGAGTTTCCATCCGCTTTCTATGGTCCTCTCTTGTCTCTCCTATTGCACGCCTAAGAACAGGGCCTGTGGCTTCTTTATCAATCATGCCATTGATGAaagcttcgacatcttccCTGGAAGGAATTTCATCTTCATACTCATCTTCGTTCCACTCGTCTTCTGAtgtctcttcctcctcctcctcctcctcctcctcctcctcctcctccaattcttcgagcttctccttgatccgTGCTTCTCGAGTAGCGACGAATCCAGCCTCGATCTCTGCGTCTGTACGAGCAAGGGCTTCTCGCCGAAGCCTCTCTGATCGTTGGTGAAAAATAGATGAGACAGTTGATAGCAAGTCAAGTGGAGCAGCTGGTGGTGCATTAGGGTCGAGCCCCCGAATGATGTCGGATAGAACCGAGTTGGGAGAATAGCAATTCCCGGTCATGGCTGTCTCAATATGTTAAGTAAATTTGAAGTTAAAGAATATGGTTCGTGCTGTTCTATGTGCGCCCATTCTGTATATATACCAACCTTGACGGCCAACAACTGTGCAGCGGTAAAACGAAGAACAAGATGCGCTGTACTACAGCTTCTTGTCACTGAACAAGCAGAGGCTTTGTGAGAACATTTCGTGGCATTGAATGAACAAAGCCATTAGACCGAGCAATTCAAAGGTCACTAAAAAAAACGAATCGGCCTGCTGCCAGTTCCCGCAGATAAGCCTCACTAAGAAGGTGGACAAAGAAGTGTAAATCCAGGGCTCAATGTGAAAGACCTGGGTATATTGATTCTCATTTTCACCCTTTTCCCTGGATTCAACATCTCTTCACTCTCGAATAGCATGGCACGTCTGAAAACTTCCCACTCTCAACCTATAATGACTGGCCCTTATGCCGGTCCAGATACACATAAACCCAAATACCTCCTCTTATCTTCCACCTGAAAAGCTGCTGTAGCTCCAGGTCTTGGCGAAGCGAGCCCCAAATCCAAAATGCAGAGGTGGTCCTCTGGAAATAGCAACAAAAGAATACGGTAGAAGAAAGTAATAGCTAATAGCAATCCAAAAACGCCGACTTATGAGATGCTTCTCCCGGCGATGCGCAAATGACAAAAACCCTGGACGCCGGCTCCATATAGATCCTGTACTCAATGACTGTCTGCTGGCGTGCTTCTGTGAGCCGCATGCCGAGCTCCGTAGCGCCTTGAATCCAAATATGATAGAGATAAGACATGAGATCATTCAAGATCTCCGAATGGTATGGTAGGTATCGTTGTATCAGTCATAAAGCTTTGCTACGAGTTTCATCGTCCGCAGCTCAGGAGGATGCATGCGAAGGAACACTGCGTGGTGTGATATCACCGCTTCGACGACGTGTTGACTGCTGATAAGACTGTAACGTCTTGCTGTTAGCTTCAGCAATCATTTGTTGCTTCTTGCGCACAGCTGCGAGTCGTCCTGTGATCATCTTGATCACTAATGTCTTGTTAGCCCTCGTTCAGAATGACAGACACATGTATGACTTACTCTTTCGAACATGGGCCTCCTCATCGCTGTCAAGCTCACCACCGCTAGTTTCCTTGACAGCATCtcgctcatcttctttgcccGTCGACAATCTTCTTGCATCCGAACCTGAATCGTCATCGTTGTCCAACACGGCCTCAAGCATTCGGATGGCCGTGATGTACGAAATCTCGCATCCGGCGAGGTTCTCATTCGTAACTTCGTCAATTGCGGCAGCGCGGCTCATCTCGAGTGCCCGATCATACATGAGCTTCTCAGCACTTATGCCAGGAGTCAAATAAACCTGCTTGGTCGCGCCCCCCGCGGAGGAAGCAATGGATTCGGTTCCGTGGTTAGATGGGTGGCTGGGATGGTCTTCAGGCAATTGCTTCTGAGCTTCCGTGAGCTTCATACGGACGATTTCCGACTTCTCCAGCACCTCGTTAAATCGCTGTCGAACCCACTGAACCACTGCGTTTATGCGCTGAACAATGCTctgggcagcagcagccgaTAGGCCGGTGCCTGTCTCTCCCCGGCTCTTCTTGGACCACCAGACACTAGCTATGTCCATAGCCCTAGCGAGAAGAGTGAGCGACTTCACATATAGAACAAGAGCCTCCTCTGAGAGAGCAACAATTGCCTCAACTGTCAATCCATCTTCCTCATTTTCCAATTGTTCAGGTTCAAGACCGCCCAAAATATGATCAGCGGACGGTGCTAGAGGAACAAGCTGCTTGTACTTGACTTCGGCGAAACCGTAGACACAGTCACTGCGTGTTGCAAACTCTTCTATGGCTTGCGCAGCTCGACCATCTTCGTCGGTTCCGTGAGTGTTCTTGCCGTCGCCCAAAAGTCCGACTGGGGCCTGAGGAGTTGGATATGTCGGGAAAGCTTGGTACAGGGGAGGCGATGGGCCCTTTGGTGTACCACGCAGAGGGGGAACCTTGAAGCCAAAAAGACGCAGGCTGGCGTCTTGGATCGCTTTAGAGATGGCACTAGAGGCTGATCCGGGACTAGCAGAGAGAGCCTTCTCGTACGATGATTTCCGGTCATGGCGGCCCTGGGTCACCAAAGCGTTGCGAGAAGACGGAGTGGCAATTGCTCCTGATGTAGAAGTAGGTGCGCCCTGTTGAGTATATCGTCGAGTCATGGGTCCTGTTCTTTGAGAGGATGGGTCACCAAATCGCTCGTTCGCTGCCAGTTCATCGGCCAGAGCGTTGACCTCAACATGCCGTCTCTCAACAACTACGTATTCTCGCTCTAAGGCAACATCTTGCGCcgccttctcctcttctgtaATTGATGGATTGCCAAAGGCTCTGTCCCTGCGTGCCTGGTTCAGAAGAGATGTAGGAGGTGAGACCTTATCCCTACCATTTCCTCTATCCTGGATACGTTGCTGAACCGGAGCAGTCGCTGCATGGTGTGCAACTGGGCGGCGAATTCCAAGACCCTCACCGATCTCGCGAGGAGAATTTCCTGTTGGTCGTTGACTGTCATGCGATTGCCGAGAATACCGACCTTCTCCTGGGCTTGCTGCTTGTGGCGACCTTGAGTGCTGATCTCTGGGAGATCTTGAAGCAATGCCGTCTCGTGGCGATTCGTAACCGGTTTGTCGGGGACTTCGTGATGATAACGAAGGCGAGCCCCCATGAAAGGCTGATCTCACCTCTCGAGGTTCTTGCCTGGCTGGCTTCGGAATATCATCCTCTACTAAACCAGGAATTTCGCCCGTAACGACCTGGTGTGCGAAGAAGTTTTCGAAGCTCAGTCGCTCGACAGGACTTCTCTTGAGTAGACTTCGAATTAGAGCTTTCAGGTCGGCACTGATAGTCACCTCCCTAGGAAACTTGATAACATCCTCAGCCGCTTCAATCTTTCGCAACAGTTCGACATGGTTTCTAGCCCGGAACGGAGGGCGACCTGTGCTCATTTCATAGAGCACAGTTCCCACTGACCAAAGATCGGCTTTCGCATCATATCGCTCGTATCGGAGAATTTCTGGGGCCATGTACAGGGGGGATCCACAAAGGGTATCAGCCAGGGAAGTGGAGGGAAGCACACGTGCGAAGCCGAAGTCGGCAAGCTTGAGCATAGGTAAAGATGCTAATCCAGCGATAGGGATCAGCGAGTCTTGGCTGGCTTGCATGACAGGGCGACTTCTTTGGTCCCTGAAGGGTCGTGAGGGTAGTAGTAGCAGATTTTGGGGCTTGACATCTCGGTGAACGTAGTTCTTGCTGCGTAGGAACTCGAGGGCACTAGTCAGCTGTTTCAAGAAATGTCGAATGACAACCTCATGCAAACCGGAGTTCGGCGCACTTGGATACTTGCGGGCCATATCATGCGTGGCAGGATGTGTGGCGAGCTTCTCTCGTTTCTTGATGAACAGGGATAGATCGCCAAGCTCGCAGTATTCCATAATTAAATTGATGTGGCTTGTCGACTCGAGACAGTCATGGAGGGCGACGATGTGTGGGTGGCGTAATGTCTTGAGTATTTGTATTTCGCTGTAGAGGTTCTCTCGTagcttcttgttcagacGTTCGAGCTCGACGGATTTGATGGCAACGGCAGCCTTAGTGTCCTTTATCAAGATTGTTAGTGGTTATTTAGGATGAAGTATACTATGAATTGCTCTGTGACTTGTGGTACCAAAAGCAGGAGTCTGACAAGCCACCCCAGTGATGCAGCAGGAACAAACAAGCAACGCAAGTTGGTACGATGACAGAGAAGCAAGTCAAAGCAAGGATAGAAGCTTTGTCGTACCTTATGCCAACCCAAATACACTTGAGCAAAACTACCCTTTCCAATCTCGGAGCCGATGTTGAACTGTCCTACTACAGCACGACTGCCCGACTTCCTGGACCCCGAGGAGGTCGAGGACTCCTGCCGGGCCGCCATGGCTTCCTGGTTGTTATTATCGATGGCAGGAAGATAGTCGGACTGCTTTGTAGCCCTAAGGCTTGAAAGATTCGGGGGAGGTGTGTGTCACAGAGCAGGTCGTCATGTAATCGATAGATGGAAGCTGTCGCAAGCGCCGATGGGCGTGATGGAAGAGGCGAGAAGGGGACAGAGGAGGATGGGGATGATTATCAACCAGGCGGAAGGTGATAAACCAAAGGTCAGAGGCGAGAACCTGCGCTGATGGTTGGTGAAGCAGCTAGTGGTCGGTGAGGACTGAGGACCCCTATGGGTGGACAGCCGAAGACGGATGGGAtaagacgagacgagacaatACTACCTGACCTTAGCTCAGAGGCAAGGTTGAGAGGTAAGTAGGTAGTAGGTAGGTATCCGAAAAGGTGCGTAGAGTATAGACGGTACTTGACTCGTTGCGCGCCTGCACTGCTATATCGAGCCAAACACAAGAGTTagtggatgtggatgggcGGAACAACTGATGGGATTCGAGACCGAGGACTCGTTCGCaatgaagagaaaaagaagaagagaggacAAGAGGAACAGAAAGGACGGGAGAAAGACGAACAAGAAGCTATGGGGGATGCGTGTGACAGCGAGCAATGGTGACGGCACGAGCAATGGCGATCACGGCTGGGGATTGGATTACACGGGTATGATCCAGCGATTCTACacttgccttgccttgccttaGAGGCTACAGCCTACAAGCACAGCCAACACCCATAAGAGAAGACCCAGAGTTATTGCCAGATGGGGCTTGCTGGGGTGCTTGATGCTGGTGCGACAGGGCAGGATAAGGGTAGTGGAGGACAGAGAATGCGACGGGATAGGAATAGGTAGGGTAGGGTGCTGTACTGTACCTAGGACTAACTGGACGCTATCCTTACACTGACTGGATGGATACCGATAAGCCTGGCAAGCCTGGGGGGTATGTTGAAGGCCAGGCCAGGTGACTAACACGGCACTGAAGCGAAG encodes the following:
- a CDS encoding CAMK protein kinase, which gives rise to MDEDTARASQESPAAYLHLVDTRSEHQSQQVFPVWEREIFKIGRDPRANTLAVDNDLNVAVSRNHCEVYVVVYEPTINHVYVRDRKSSNGTFVNGQLIGSVIQDQPPPRHELTSLQLEECKLFASKYHVNNHCLGQGAEAVVCLANDVQTKKQLVCKLINLDKIQGKNPQEDIRRKFQEADILRQLRHPNILPYVDAISSPHSLYTFTELASGGDLMSFILRHGTVKELDSRIIIRQVVRGLGYLHEKDIVHRDLKPENILLAYSPKIAYHRVMLSDFGNSAVPRRSRMITNAGTPGYQAPEFAAGGQAHTAAVDIWSLGVVALLLLASDNHDTELNKMGQGDIIEYLTRLFNGLQTKPSLEGIEFVWNCLKVDPLQRINAYGAKTHAWLCSPKKNRELFKRMDSRTLASWKPQDKLKPMPWVLPDLAPSNPPTPTRSPGSSISQYFTTTPTRFETTTTKSRDRVLEIAAEPDPGTATRKTTSSFSVPPRPSGTLRESATSLKKSQPPWQGFRKPNGSANTEFPSKRRRVPRARTHDTANLPLPGLERHLRSPTNTNPRYRQNVLSALERTKSKFLTDSISPVPRTPLDALTTSALVPPSSPKKRKSKRDVRLKGSVGANMRHPSQLTFR
- a CDS encoding ULK/ULK protein kinase — its product is MAARQESSTSSGSRKSGSRAVVGQFNIGSEIGKGSFAQVYLGWHKDTKAAVAIKSVELERLNKKLRENLYSEIQILKTLRHPHIVALHDCLESTSHINLIMEYCELGDLSLFIKKREKLATHPATHDMARKYPSAPNSGLHEVVIRHFLKQLTSALEFLRSKNYVHRDVKPQNLLLLPSRPFRDQRSRPVMQASQDSLIPIAGLASLPMLKLADFGFARVLPSTSLADTLCGSPLYMAPEILRYERYDAKADLWSVGTVLYEMSTGRPPFRARNHVELLRKIEAAEDVIKFPREVTISADLKALIRSLLKRSPVERLSFENFFAHQVVTGEIPGLVEDDIPKPARQEPREVRSAFHGGSPSLSSRSPRQTGYESPRDGIASRSPRDQHSRSPQAASPGEGRYSRQSHDSQRPTGNSPREIGEGLGIRRPVAHHAATAPVQQRIQDRGNGRDKVSPPTSLLNQARRDRAFGNPSITEEEKAAQDVALEREYVVVERRHVEVNALADELAANERFGDPSSQRTGPMTRRYTQQGAPTSTSGAIATPSSRNALVTQGRHDRKSSYEKALSASPGSASSAISKAIQDASLRLFGFKVPPLRGTPKGPSPPLYQAFPTYPTPQAPVGLLGDGKNTHGTDEDGRAAQAIEEFATRSDCVYGFAEVKYKQLVPLAPSADHILGGLEPEQLENEEDGLTVEAIVALSEEALVLYVKSLTLLARAMDIASVWWSKKSRGETGTGLSAAAAQSIVQRINAVVQWVRQRFNEVLEKSEIVRMKLTEAQKQLPEDHPSHPSNHGTESIASSAGGATKQVYLTPGISAEKLMYDRALEMSRAAAIDEVTNENLAGCEISYITAIRMLEAVLDNDDDSGSDARRLSTGKEDERDAVKETSGGELDSDEEAHVRKMIKMITGRLAAVRKKQQMIAEANSKTLQSYQQSTRRRSGDITPRSVPSHASS